The following coding sequences lie in one Erwinia amylovora genomic window:
- the queF gene encoding NADPH-dependent 7-cyano-7-deazaguanine reductase QueF (Catalyzes the NADPH-dependent reduction of 7-cyano-7-deazaguanine (preQ0) to 7-aminomethyl-7-deazaguanine (preQ1) in queuosine biosynthesis): MSTYDNHHALEGLTLGQPTEYHHTYQPALLQAVPRSLNRDPLGIHGDSLPFCGADIWTLYELSWLNNKGVPQVALGEVVLDASSVNLIESKSFKLYLNSFNQTKFTDWGEVRQTLERDLSACAVGKVGVALFRLHEIEGQPIGHFDGSCIDEQDIVINDYEFDVSYLQNATGSEIVEEQLVSHLLKSNCLITHQPDWGTVQISYRGPRIQREALLRYLVSFRQHNEFHEQCVERIFSDILRYCKPESLSVYARYTRRGGLDINPWRSNTQFVPGRSRLVRQ; the protein is encoded by the coding sequence ATGTCTACCTATGACAATCATCATGCGCTGGAAGGTCTTACCCTGGGGCAACCTACAGAATATCACCACACTTATCAGCCAGCGCTGTTACAGGCTGTGCCACGTAGCCTTAACCGTGACCCGCTCGGCATTCATGGCGACAGCCTGCCGTTCTGCGGGGCAGATATCTGGACATTGTATGAACTCTCCTGGCTCAACAACAAGGGGGTGCCACAGGTTGCGCTGGGCGAAGTCGTCCTGGATGCCAGCAGTGTTAATCTGATCGAGTCCAAAAGCTTTAAACTGTACCTGAACAGTTTTAATCAGACTAAATTTACCGACTGGGGCGAAGTTCGCCAGACGCTGGAGCGCGATCTGAGCGCCTGTGCCGTAGGTAAGGTCGGCGTGGCGCTATTCCGCCTGCATGAAATTGAAGGTCAACCCATTGGTCATTTCGACGGCTCCTGCATCGACGAGCAGGATATTGTCATCAATGACTATGAATTTGATGTCAGTTACCTGCAAAACGCCACCGGTAGTGAAATTGTTGAAGAGCAGTTGGTCAGCCACCTGTTAAAATCCAACTGCCTGATAACGCATCAGCCAGACTGGGGAACGGTGCAAATTAGCTATCGTGGCCCCCGCATTCAGCGTGAAGCGCTGCTGCGTTACCTGGTCTCTTTCCGCCAGCATAATGAGTTCCACGAACAGTGCGTAGAGCGCATTTTTAGCGATATTTTACGCTACTGTAAGCCGGAAAGCTTGAGCGTTTATGCCCGTTATACCCGTCGCGGTGGTCTTGATATCAATCCATGGCGCAGCAACACGCAGTTTGTACCGGGTCGCTCACGGCTGGTACGTCAGTAA
- the syd gene encoding SecY-interacting protein, translating into MVFPYYLVPAAAGVVTNPSARYAFRPQQVVSVTQSVTSKKMIDETTGALRDFSQHYCDIWQQQSGHAPASKELYGIPSTCVIASHEEEVWWLPQPFTLEPNLNAVERALDIRLQPAVTAFYTSQFAGDMTASLHGQQISLLQTWSEDDFLRVQENLIGHLLMKRRLKQSPTLFIATTDSELEVISVCNMSGEVILEQLGTKKRQVIAPSIRNFLISLQPLIINYPN; encoded by the coding sequence ATGGTATTCCCTTATTATTTGGTGCCTGCCGCGGCAGGCGTTGTCACAAATCCGTCAGCCCGTTATGCCTTCAGGCCACAACAGGTTGTTAGTGTAACCCAGTCAGTAACGAGTAAAAAAATGATTGATGAAACCACAGGGGCATTACGCGATTTTAGCCAGCATTATTGCGATATCTGGCAGCAGCAAAGCGGTCATGCGCCGGCAAGTAAGGAACTTTACGGCATCCCTTCAACCTGTGTGATTGCCTCACATGAGGAGGAAGTTTGGTGGCTACCACAGCCGTTTACGCTGGAGCCAAATCTCAATGCCGTTGAGCGGGCGCTGGATATTCGCCTGCAGCCAGCGGTCACCGCGTTCTATACTTCTCAGTTCGCCGGGGATATGACGGCAAGCTTGCACGGACAGCAGATATCTTTATTGCAGACCTGGAGTGAAGATGACTTTTTACGCGTGCAGGAAAACCTGATTGGCCATTTGCTTATGAAGCGTCGTCTTAAACAATCGCCCACTTTATTTATCGCCACCACCGACTCCGAACTGGAGGTCATATCAGTATGTAATATGAGTGGGGAAGTCATCCTTGAGCAGTTGGGCACCAAAAAGCGCCAGGTTATCGCGCCATCTATCCGGAACTTTCTTATTTCTTTACAGCCGCTTATCATTAATTATCCGAATTAA
- a CDS encoding YqcC family protein: MSRELQVQERLLAIESLLKQAGLWQYVAPVSEAFTSTEPFCIDTMTPLQWLQWILLPKMQALLDAGAPLPPSLAIAPYYEVALEGDIPERARLLHLLNEFDQLFESP, translated from the coding sequence ATGAGCCGTGAACTGCAGGTTCAGGAACGATTGCTGGCGATAGAATCGTTACTCAAACAGGCCGGATTATGGCAATACGTCGCCCCTGTCAGCGAGGCTTTCACCAGCACTGAACCTTTCTGCATTGATACCATGACGCCGTTGCAGTGGTTGCAGTGGATCCTTTTGCCTAAAATGCAGGCGTTGTTGGACGCGGGCGCACCGCTGCCGCCTTCGCTGGCCATCGCCCCCTATTATGAAGTCGCGCTGGAGGGAGATATTCCTGAACGTGCGCGGCTGCTGCACCTGCTGAATGAGTTTGACCAACTGTTCGAGTCACCATAA
- the truC gene encoding tRNA pseudouridine(65) synthase TruC has translation MLEIIYQDRWLVAVNKPSGMLVHRSWLDRHETVFAMQTVRDQIGQHVFTVHRLDRPTSGVLLMALSSEVAHLLSQQFERHQLQKTYHAVVRGWLEGADTLDYPLTEERDKIADKFSQPEKAPQPAVTHWRGVATAELAVPIGRYETSRYSLVEMQPESGRKHQLRRHMTHLRHPIIGDSAHGDLKQNRSAAANFGINRLMLHASELNLTHPVTAGPLILRAGLDAVWQKVINQFGWQAELPDVMRAELAQQIAQN, from the coding sequence ATGCTTGAAATCATTTATCAGGATCGCTGGCTGGTGGCGGTCAATAAGCCGTCCGGTATGCTGGTGCACCGCAGCTGGCTCGATCGGCATGAAACGGTGTTTGCCATGCAGACGGTACGCGACCAGATTGGCCAGCATGTATTTACCGTGCATCGTCTCGATCGTCCGACTTCCGGCGTGCTGCTAATGGCCCTGTCGAGCGAGGTTGCTCATCTTCTGTCGCAGCAGTTTGAACGGCACCAGCTGCAAAAAACCTACCATGCGGTGGTGCGTGGCTGGCTGGAAGGAGCCGATACGCTCGACTATCCACTGACCGAAGAGCGGGATAAAATCGCCGATAAGTTCAGTCAGCCGGAGAAAGCACCACAGCCAGCGGTAACGCACTGGCGTGGCGTGGCCACCGCCGAGCTGGCGGTGCCGATCGGGCGCTATGAGACTTCACGCTATTCACTGGTGGAGATGCAGCCTGAATCCGGGCGCAAACATCAGCTGCGCCGTCATATGACCCATCTGCGCCACCCGATTATCGGCGACAGCGCCCACGGTGATTTGAAGCAGAACCGTTCTGCAGCGGCAAACTTTGGCATAAATCGCCTGATGCTGCACGCCAGTGAACTCAATCTGACGCATCCGGTAACCGCCGGGCCGCTGATCTTGCGCGCCGGGTTGGATGCGGTCTGGCAGAAAGTAATCAATCAGTTTGGCTGGCAGGCGGAACTGCCTGACGTGATGCGGGCAGAGCTGGCGCAGCAGATCGCACAAAATTAA
- a CDS encoding flavodoxin — translation MAEIGIFVGTVYGNALLVAEEAEPLLVQAGHRVTVFDDPTLEDWQGYADKVVLVVTSTTGHGDLPDSIVPLFQAIKDRLGYQPGLRYGIIALGDSSYDRFCGGGKQFDALLSEQSALRIGEVLLVDASENPQPEEVTSPWVEQWAKLLS, via the coding sequence ATGGCTGAAATAGGTATTTTTGTTGGCACCGTTTATGGAAACGCGCTGTTAGTGGCTGAAGAAGCTGAACCTTTGCTGGTGCAGGCCGGTCACAGAGTCACGGTTTTTGACGATCCAACGCTGGAAGACTGGCAGGGCTATGCGGATAAAGTGGTACTGGTGGTCACCTCTACCACCGGGCATGGCGATTTGCCGGACAGCATTGTTCCGCTATTCCAGGCAATTAAGGACAGGCTGGGTTATCAGCCTGGCCTGCGCTACGGCATTATCGCACTTGGTGACAGCAGCTACGATCGTTTCTGCGGCGGCGGGAAGCAGTTTGACGCGCTGTTATCCGAACAGAGTGCACTCCGCATAGGTGAGGTACTGCTGGTCGATGCCAGCGAAAATCCGCAGCCGGAAGAGGTCACCTCGCCGTGGGTCGAACAGTGGGCTAAGCTTCTAAGCTAA
- a CDS encoding glycerate kinase, whose translation MKIVIAPDSFKESLSALQVATQIELGFRDIFPDAQYIKLPVADGGEGTVEAMVAATGGKIIPLQATGPLGKPVEAFYGLSGDGQCAIIEMAAASGLEHVPAAQRDVMTATSWGTGELMRHALDQGVKRMIIGIGGSATNDAGAGMIQALGVRLLDQQGKRIGHGGAELARLAAVDLSVLDPRIADCQIDVACDVTNPLIGEQGASVVFGPQKGASSAQVVQLDRALKHFAALIQRDMHCDVFTLAGGGAAGGMGAGLYAFCRATLRPGIEIVTEALGLEALVRDATLVITGEGRIDSQTVQGKVPVGVARLAKRHKKPVIAIAGGLSRDVGVVHQHGLDAVFSVINRICNLDEALQEAAENVRMTARNVAATLHIGRQI comes from the coding sequence ATGAAAATAGTTATCGCCCCTGATTCCTTTAAAGAAAGTCTCTCGGCACTACAGGTCGCCACTCAGATTGAACTGGGTTTTCGCGACATTTTCCCCGATGCGCAATATATCAAACTGCCGGTTGCCGACGGCGGCGAAGGGACGGTTGAAGCCATGGTCGCCGCGACCGGTGGAAAAATCATCCCGTTACAGGCCACAGGGCCGCTGGGGAAGCCCGTTGAGGCATTTTATGGCCTGTCCGGCGACGGGCAGTGCGCGATTATCGAAATGGCTGCCGCCAGCGGGCTGGAGCATGTGCCTGCTGCACAGCGTGATGTGATGACCGCCACCAGCTGGGGCACCGGGGAGCTGATGCGCCATGCGCTGGATCAGGGGGTTAAGCGGATGATTATCGGTATCGGCGGCAGTGCTACCAATGACGCCGGGGCAGGCATGATTCAGGCGCTGGGCGTCAGGCTGCTGGACCAACAGGGCAAGCGAATCGGTCACGGTGGTGCTGAACTGGCACGGCTTGCCGCTGTCGATCTCAGCGTCCTCGATCCGCGGATTGCTGATTGCCAGATTGATGTGGCCTGCGACGTAACTAATCCGCTGATCGGCGAGCAGGGCGCATCGGTAGTGTTCGGCCCACAAAAAGGGGCCTCGTCCGCACAGGTTGTGCAGCTGGATCGTGCGTTAAAGCACTTTGCGGCGCTGATACAGCGGGATATGCACTGCGATGTTTTCACTCTTGCCGGAGGCGGTGCTGCCGGCGGCATGGGGGCCGGGCTTTATGCTTTTTGTCGCGCCACGCTGCGCCCCGGCATTGAGATTGTCACCGAAGCGCTCGGGCTGGAGGCGTTAGTGCGGGATGCCACGCTGGTGATAACCGGAGAAGGGCGCATCGACAGTCAGACTGTTCAAGGTAAAGTTCCTGTGGGCGTGGCGCGGCTGGCGAAGCGTCACAAAAAGCCGGTGATCGCTATTGCCGGCGGCCTCTCACGCGATGTGGGCGTGGTACACCAGCACGGGCTGGATGCGGTATTCAGCGTGATTAACCGCATCTGTAATCTGGATGAGGCGTTACAGGAAGCAGCGGAGAATGTGCGTATGACGGCGCGCAATGTTGCGGCTACCCTTCATATCGGGCGGCAAATTTAA